The Kribbella shirazensis genomic interval CCAGGCCAGCTACCAGATAGAGCCCGTCGCCATTGATGATCATTGCCAACGACAAGTGCCCAGAGCTACCTCAGACGATGCGTGGCCCCCGGGGTGTGGGTCGGCAACGCCTTGCGGGGACCGAAGCGCGGATGCCCGATACCGGCGAGCTCGATCAGCCGCTGCACGCGGAAGCGGTGCCCACGGTACGGCTCGATCAGCTCGGCGCACCCGTCGTCGTCCAGCTCTTCGCCGATCAGCGCGTACGACACGTTCCGCGACACGTGATAGTCCGCGAACGAGAACGCGTCCGCGTCTCCATGAGCCCGCTGCCGTACTTCGGCCGCCGTCCACACCCCGACTCCCGGCAACGACCGCAGCCGCCGCTCGATCTCGGCCGAATCGCTCAGCGCCAGCGTCCGCTCCAGAGCGTGAGCCCGCGTCGCCGCGGTCACCACGACCCGCGACCGCCGTCCTTCGACCCCCGCCCGCAGCCACTGCCACGACGGGATCAACCGCCACTCCTCCGGCGCCGGCGGGACCATCATCACCCGGCCGCCCTGCTGGTTCGGCCCCGGCGCGGGCTCGCCGTACTCACGCAGCAGCAGCCGCCACGCCCGGAACGCCTCCTTGCCGGTCACCACCTGCTCGATCCCGGCCGCCGCCATCGCCTCGAACACGGCCCGTGTCCGCGGCACCCGGACATGCGGGAACCGCCGCGCCGCGTCCACCAGCACCCGGTGCTCGGGCAACGGCTCGAACCCGTCCCAGCTGTCCCGGTCCCCCAGCAACTCCGGCACCCCGTCGAGCGCCCACTCCGCCCCCGGTCCCCAGGCCTCCGCCTCGACGAACCCGGCGTACGGCGTCAACCGCAGCAGCACCGCCCCCTCCGGAGTCCGCGTCGCCCGCCACACGGTCCGCCGCACCGGATCGAACACGTACGCCGGATCACCGGGCCCCTTGCGCAACCCACCGATCACCGACTGCGGATCCACCACCCGCCCAGGACGCCAGACCCGCACCACCGAACTCACCCGCCAAGTCTTACCCACCCCACCGACAGAACCTCATACTGGCTCCCATGACCGGCTGGCAGTGGGTGAAGTTGGTGGGGAACTTTCTCAATCTGTCCAGCGTGGCCGGCGTTCTCGTCGGGACGCTCGGGCGGGCCCGGTTGAGTCGGGGGCCGCGCGGGTTGTTCTTCGCGACCGGGTACCGGCTCGGCTTCCCGGTCGCGGGCGCGTTCACGATCGGGAACGTCGTACTCAGCAAGCACGAGCGCTCGTACTTCGACGACGCGGCTCTGCTCCGGCACGAGGAGCGGCACTCGTGGCAGTACTTCTGCCTGTTCGGTCTGCCGATGCTCCCGCTGTACGGCGTCGGCGTGGTGATCTCGTTCCTGCTCACCGGCGACCCGGCGTCGCGGAACCCGTTCGAGCGGCTCGCGAACCTGCAGGACGGCGGGTACGTCGAACATCCCGTGCAGCCGCTCGGCAAGACCGTAACGCAGGCGTTCAGCGTGCTGAGATCGCGTCCGAAAGGGCCGTGAGGACCGTCACCACGCCGCTCGGGTCGTCGACGACGATGTCCGCGGCGTCGATCAGCTCGGTCGCGTTCGAGGACCGCGTCGCCAGCAGTACGGCGCGCAGCAGCCCGGCGTCACGCTGCTCCTGGATCGCCCGGAACGCGGCCAGATCGCCCAGGTCGTCACCGGCGTACAGGATCGCCCGGGCGCCGGTCGACGCGATCAGGCGGCGCAGCGCGACACCCTTGTCGATTCCCGGCGGACGCAACTCGAGTACGAGGTTGCCCGGCTCCAGCCGCAGCTCGGTCTCGTCCGCCAGCGCGGTCAGCGGACCCCGCAGCAGCTCGAGCGCCCCGACCGGGTCGTCCAACCGCCGGGTGTGCACGGCCAGCGAACTGTCCTTGTCCTCCACGAACGC includes:
- a CDS encoding DNA-3-methyladenine glycosylase family protein; amino-acid sequence: MSSVVRVWRPGRVVDPQSVIGGLRKGPGDPAYVFDPVRRTVWRATRTPEGAVLLRLTPYAGFVEAEAWGPGAEWALDGVPELLGDRDSWDGFEPLPEHRVLVDAARRFPHVRVPRTRAVFEAMAAAGIEQVVTGKEAFRAWRLLLREYGEPAPGPNQQGGRVMMVPPAPEEWRLIPSWQWLRAGVEGRRSRVVVTAATRAHALERTLALSDSAEIERRLRSLPGVGVWTAAEVRQRAHGDADAFSFADYHVSRNVSYALIGEELDDDGCAELIEPYRGHRFRVQRLIELAGIGHPRFGPRKALPTHTPGATHRLR
- the otsB gene encoding trehalose-phosphatase; the protein is MSTPVIQTDIGREGWEAIVADPATAVVSTDFDGVLSPLVEDPARSRPVEGALDALARLARSVNQVAIVTGRPALVVTELSGVTAHAGLERLVVLGHYGLERWEASTGKVTSDPVPPGVTTARDRLPGLLREVGVPDAFVEDKDSSLAVHTRRLDDPVGALELLRGPLTALADETELRLEPGNLVLELRPPGIDKGVALRRLIASTGARAILYAGDDLGDLAAFRAIQEQRDAGLLRAVLLATRSSNATELIDAADIVVDDPSGVVTVLTALSDAISAR